The following proteins are encoded in a genomic region of Pseudomonas saponiphila:
- the ybeY gene encoding rRNA maturation RNase YbeY: MLELDLQRASQQPAPSDEQFRQWCELALRQRTADSEMTIRLVDEAEGRELNHTWRHKDYATNVLSFPADVPDELLDIPLLGDLVICIPVVEREAAEQGKELQAHWAHLVIHGCLHLLGYDHIDDDEAEEMEALERTLLAELGHPDPYADDES, translated from the coding sequence ATGCTTGAGCTCGATCTGCAGCGCGCCAGCCAACAGCCGGCCCCTAGCGACGAACAGTTCCGCCAGTGGTGCGAGCTGGCCCTGCGCCAGCGCACAGCCGACTCGGAAATGACCATCCGCCTGGTGGACGAAGCCGAAGGCCGCGAGCTGAATCACACCTGGCGTCACAAAGATTACGCCACCAATGTGTTGTCATTCCCTGCCGACGTGCCGGATGAGTTGCTGGATATCCCCTTGCTGGGGGATCTGGTGATCTGCATTCCGGTAGTCGAACGCGAGGCTGCCGAACAAGGCAAGGAACTTCAGGCCCACTGGGCCCATCTGGTGATTCACGGCTGCTTGCATCTGTTGGGTTACGACCATATAGATGATGACGAAGCCGAGGAAATGGAAGCACTGGAACGAACGTTGCTTGCAGAACTGGGTCATCCCGACCCGTATGCAGACGACGAAAGTTGA
- the hemL gene encoding glutamate-1-semialdehyde 2,1-aminomutase: MSRSETLFANAQKHIPGGVNSPVRAFKSVGGTPLFFKHAEGAYVTDEDDKRYVDYVGSWGPMILGHSHPDVLDAVRKQLEHGLSYGAPTAMETEMADLVCSIVPSMEMVRMVSSGTEATMSAIRLARGFTGRDSIIKFEGCYHGHSDSLLVKAGSGALTQGVPSSAGVPAAFAKHTLTLPFNDIAAVEQMLAEVGQEVACIIVEPVAGNMNCVPPAPGFLEGLRRLCDQHGVVLIFDEVMTGFRVALGGAQAHYGVTPDLSTFGKIIGGGMPVGCFGGKRKIMEHIAPLGPVYQAGTLSGNPLAMAAGLTTLRLISRPGFHAELSDYTSRLLEGLQQRADAAGIPFVTTQAGGMFGLYFSGADDIVTFDDVMASDANLFKRFFHLMLEGGVYLAPSAFEAGFTSIAHGEAELQLTLDAAERAFAALK; the protein is encoded by the coding sequence ATGTCCCGTTCCGAAACCCTGTTCGCCAATGCCCAGAAACACATCCCCGGCGGCGTCAACTCGCCCGTTCGCGCCTTCAAGAGCGTGGGCGGCACCCCGCTGTTCTTCAAGCACGCGGAAGGCGCCTACGTCACCGACGAAGACGACAAGCGCTATGTCGATTATGTCGGTTCCTGGGGCCCGATGATCCTTGGCCACAGTCATCCGGACGTACTGGATGCGGTGCGCAAGCAGCTGGAACACGGCCTGTCCTACGGCGCACCGACCGCCATGGAAACCGAAATGGCCGATCTGGTGTGCTCCATCGTGCCGTCCATGGAAATGGTGCGCATGGTCAGCTCCGGCACCGAAGCCACCATGAGCGCCATTCGCCTGGCCCGGGGCTTTACCGGCCGCGACAGCATCATCAAGTTCGAGGGCTGCTACCACGGCCACTCCGACAGCCTGCTGGTCAAGGCCGGTTCCGGCGCCCTGACCCAAGGCGTTCCCAGCTCCGCCGGAGTACCGGCGGCCTTCGCCAAACACACCCTGACGCTGCCCTTCAACGACATCGCCGCCGTGGAGCAAATGCTTGCTGAAGTCGGCCAGGAAGTGGCCTGCATCATCGTCGAGCCAGTGGCCGGCAACATGAACTGCGTACCGCCGGCACCCGGCTTCCTCGAAGGCCTGCGCCGCCTCTGCGACCAGCACGGCGTGGTGCTGATTTTCGACGAAGTGATGACCGGCTTCCGCGTCGCCCTCGGCGGTGCCCAGGCTCACTACGGCGTGACACCGGACCTGTCGACCTTCGGCAAGATCATCGGCGGCGGCATGCCGGTGGGCTGCTTCGGCGGCAAGCGCAAGATCATGGAGCACATCGCGCCCCTGGGCCCGGTCTACCAGGCCGGCACGCTGTCCGGCAACCCGCTGGCCATGGCCGCTGGCCTGACCACCCTGCGCCTGATCAGTCGCCCGGGCTTCCATGCCGAACTGAGCGACTACACCAGCCGCCTGCTCGAAGGCTTGCAACAACGCGCGGATGCCGCGGGCATTCCGTTCGTCACCACCCAAGCCGGCGGCATGTTTGGCCTGTACTTCAGCGGCGCCGATGACATCGTCACCTTCGACGACGTGATGGCCAGCGACGCCAACCTGTTCAAGCGTTTCTTCCACCTGATGCTGGAAGGCGGCGTGTACCTGGCGCCGAGTGCCTTCGAGGCAGGTTTCACCTCGATCGCCCACGGCGAAGCCGAGTTGCAACTGACCCTGGATGCCGCCGAACGCGCATTTGCCGCCTTGAAATAA
- a CDS encoding tetratricopeptide repeat protein, translating into MNRTGRALTLGCLLLLQPLLAHAQAGGNSLLIPAMGRCTLDPQAQEQAEALAACQKAADEGDAEAQYELGEFYYEGKGAPRDLNQALSYFEKASLQGHAQAQFKLGTMFFHGEGVPANNVQAYIVLKMAAVNGAEDALDTADEVAEHMQRDELEVATQVLGQIFRKYLMELQSADGRSPFSPLP; encoded by the coding sequence ATGAACCGCACCGGCCGCGCCCTGACACTGGGCTGCCTGTTGCTCCTTCAGCCCCTGCTCGCGCACGCACAAGCAGGCGGCAACTCGTTGTTGATCCCGGCGATGGGTCGCTGCACCCTCGATCCCCAGGCACAGGAACAGGCCGAGGCGCTGGCCGCGTGCCAGAAAGCCGCCGATGAAGGCGACGCCGAGGCGCAATACGAGTTGGGTGAGTTCTACTACGAAGGCAAAGGCGCGCCGCGTGACCTCAATCAAGCCCTGAGCTATTTCGAAAAAGCCTCCTTGCAAGGCCACGCTCAGGCGCAATTCAAACTCGGCACCATGTTCTTCCACGGTGAGGGCGTGCCGGCCAACAATGTCCAGGCCTATATCGTGCTGAAGATGGCTGCGGTCAACGGTGCCGAAGACGCGCTGGACACCGCCGATGAAGTCGCCGAGCACATGCAGCGCGACGAGCTGGAAGTCGCGACCCAGGTGCTGGGACAGATTTTCCGCAAATACCTGATGGAACTGCAAAGCGCCGATGGGCGCTCGCCTTTCTCGCCATTGCCGTAA
- the lnt gene encoding apolipoprotein N-acyltransferase, whose protein sequence is MQRSTRPGWPGNLLAVAAGAITTLALAPYNIWPLALLAVGLFYAGLRELTPRQALGRGWCFGFGLFGAGTSWIYVSIHTYGGASALLAGLLMLAFIAAIAWFFALPAWLWARWLRRNEAPLADALAFAALWLGQEAFRGWFLTGFPWLYSGYSQLDGPLAGLAPVGGIWLISFSLALTAALLYNLPRLIKAGRKGFIVAGLLLLAAPWAIGLALKGHAWTSPSGEPMSVAAVQGNIEQSMKWDPAQLNAQLALYRDMSFSSKRVDLLVWPETAVPVLKESAEGYLTMMGNFAADRHSALITGVPVRQLVRHEKRYFNGITVTGEGDGTYLKQKLVPFGEYVPLQEVLRGLIDFFNLPMSDFARGPADQPLLQAKGYQIAPFICYEVVYPEFAAGLSARSDLLLTISNDTWFGTSIGPLQHLQMAQMRALEAGRWMIRATNNGVTGLIDPFGKITVQIPQFERGILYGEVVPMHNLTPYLKWRSWPLVVLCTLLFGWALLASRIAKTV, encoded by the coding sequence TTGCAGCGCTCAACCCGACCCGGCTGGCCCGGCAACCTGCTGGCCGTGGCAGCCGGTGCCATCACCACCCTGGCGCTGGCACCCTACAACATCTGGCCCCTGGCTCTGCTGGCGGTAGGGTTGTTCTATGCCGGCTTGCGAGAACTGACACCACGCCAGGCCCTGGGCCGGGGCTGGTGCTTCGGCTTCGGCCTGTTCGGCGCCGGTACCAGCTGGATCTACGTCAGCATCCATACCTACGGCGGTGCATCGGCCTTGCTCGCCGGCCTGCTGATGCTGGCTTTCATTGCCGCCATTGCCTGGTTCTTTGCCCTGCCCGCCTGGCTCTGGGCCCGCTGGCTGCGGCGCAATGAAGCACCGCTGGCGGATGCTCTGGCTTTCGCTGCCCTGTGGCTGGGCCAAGAGGCGTTTCGCGGCTGGTTCCTCACCGGTTTCCCCTGGCTTTACTCCGGCTACAGTCAGCTCGACGGCCCCCTGGCCGGACTCGCGCCAGTGGGCGGTATCTGGCTGATCTCCTTCTCCCTGGCCCTGACCGCCGCGCTGCTCTACAACCTGCCGCGCCTGATCAAGGCCGGGCGCAAAGGGTTCATTGTTGCCGGACTGCTACTGCTGGCCGCTCCCTGGGCCATCGGCCTGGCGCTCAAAGGCCATGCCTGGACCAGCCCGTCGGGAGAGCCCATGTCGGTCGCGGCCGTCCAGGGCAACATCGAACAAAGCATGAAATGGGACCCTGCCCAGCTCAACGCCCAACTGGCCCTGTACCGCGACATGAGCTTCAGCAGCAAGCGGGTGGACCTGCTGGTCTGGCCGGAAACCGCGGTTCCGGTGCTCAAGGAGTCCGCCGAAGGCTACCTGACGATGATGGGCAACTTTGCCGCAGACCGTCATTCCGCGCTGATTACCGGGGTTCCAGTGCGCCAGCTGGTGCGCCATGAAAAGCGCTACTTCAATGGCATTACCGTGACCGGCGAAGGCGACGGCACCTACCTGAAACAAAAGCTGGTGCCCTTCGGCGAGTACGTGCCCCTGCAGGAAGTGCTGCGCGGCCTGATCGACTTCTTCAACCTGCCGATGTCGGACTTTGCCCGTGGCCCGGCGGACCAGCCGTTGCTGCAAGCCAAGGGCTATCAGATTGCGCCGTTCATCTGCTACGAAGTGGTCTATCCCGAGTTCGCCGCCGGTCTTTCGGCCCGCAGCGACCTGCTGCTGACCATCAGCAACGACACCTGGTTCGGCACCTCCATCGGCCCCCTGCAGCATCTGCAGATGGCACAGATGCGGGCCCTGGAGGCAGGACGCTGGATGATCCGCGCCACCAACAACGGCGTCACCGGGCTGATCGACCCGTTCGGCAAGATCACCGTACAGATTCCACAGTTCGAGCGCGGCATCCTGTATGGCGAAGTGGTGCCCATGCACAATCTGACGCCTTACCTGAAATGGCGCTCATGGCCGCTGGTGGTGCTCTGCACTCTGCTGTTCGGTTGGGCCCTGCTGGCCAGTCGCATTGCCAAGACTGTGTGA
- the miaB gene encoding tRNA (N6-isopentenyl adenosine(37)-C2)-methylthiotransferase MiaB codes for MAKKLYIETHGCQMNEYDSSRMVDLLGEHQALEVTARAEDADVILLNTCSIRERAQDRVYSQLGRWRELKLANPEMVIAVGGCVASQEGAAIRDRAPYVDVVFGPQTLHRLPEMIDAARISKLPQVDVSFPEIEKFDHLPEPRIDGPSAYVSVMEGCSKYCTFCVVPYTRGEEVSRPFDDVIAEIIHLAENGVREVTLLGQNVNGYRGQTHDGRLADLAELIRVVAAVDGIERIRYTTSHPLEFSDSLIQAHAEVPELVKHLHLPVQSGSDRILAAMKRNHTALEYKSKLRKLRAAVPGICISSDFIVGFPGETEKDFQQTMKLIEDVGFDFSYSFVYSQRPGTPAADLADDTPEALKKERLNALQHRLNQQGFEISRQMVGSTQRILVTDYSKKDPGELQGRTENNRIVNFRCDDPTLIGQFADVHIDSAQPHSLRGSLLS; via the coding sequence ATGGCCAAGAAGCTTTACATCGAAACCCACGGTTGCCAGATGAACGAGTACGACAGCTCGCGCATGGTGGACCTCCTGGGTGAACATCAGGCCCTGGAAGTCACCGCACGTGCCGAAGACGCGGATGTCATCCTGCTCAATACCTGCTCGATTCGTGAGCGCGCCCAGGATCGGGTGTACTCCCAGCTGGGTCGCTGGCGCGAGCTGAAACTGGCCAATCCGGAGATGGTGATTGCCGTCGGCGGCTGCGTGGCCAGTCAGGAAGGCGCGGCCATCCGCGATCGCGCGCCCTATGTGGACGTGGTATTCGGCCCGCAGACCCTGCACCGCCTGCCGGAAATGATCGATGCCGCGCGCATCAGCAAGCTGCCGCAAGTGGATGTCTCGTTCCCGGAAATCGAAAAGTTCGACCATCTGCCCGAGCCGCGCATCGACGGCCCCAGTGCCTATGTCTCGGTCATGGAAGGCTGCAGCAAGTACTGCACCTTCTGCGTCGTGCCCTACACCCGGGGCGAAGAGGTCAGCCGGCCATTTGACGACGTGATTGCCGAAATCATCCACCTGGCGGAAAACGGCGTGCGCGAAGTCACCCTCCTTGGCCAGAACGTCAATGGCTACCGGGGCCAGACCCATGACGGTCGCCTGGCCGACCTGGCCGAGCTGATCCGCGTAGTTGCCGCGGTGGATGGCATCGAGCGGATTCGCTACACCACTTCGCACCCATTGGAATTCTCCGACAGTTTGATCCAGGCCCACGCCGAAGTGCCGGAACTGGTCAAGCACCTGCACCTGCCCGTGCAATCGGGCTCGGATCGGATTCTGGCGGCGATGAAACGCAATCACACGGCTCTGGAGTACAAGTCCAAGCTGCGCAAACTGCGAGCGGCGGTACCGGGAATCTGCATCAGCTCGGACTTTATCGTCGGTTTTCCTGGCGAGACGGAAAAAGACTTCCAGCAGACCATGAAGTTGATCGAAGACGTCGGTTTCGACTTCTCCTACTCCTTCGTCTACAGCCAGCGCCCGGGCACTCCGGCCGCCGACCTGGCCGACGACACGCCGGAAGCACTGAAGAAGGAGCGCCTGAACGCGCTGCAACACCGCCTGAACCAGCAAGGGTTTGAAATCAGCCGACAAATGGTCGGGTCGACCCAGCGCATCCTGGTGACCGACTACTCCAAGAAAGATCCGGGCGAATTGCAGGGCCGCACCGAGAACAATCGGATCGTCAACTTCCGTTGCGACGATCCCACCCTGATTGGCCAATTCGCCGACGTGCATATCGACTCGGCGCAACCCCACTCACTGCGCGGCTCGCTGTTATCGTAA
- a CDS encoding PhoH family protein → MNAPIEPHRFILEPFEARRFANLCGQFDEHLRLIEQRLTIEIRNRGNQFELIGEPKHTTSAENLLRRLYRETKGTELSPDLVHLFLQESAVEELDNPSVADAAIALRTKKGMIRPRGLNQQRYVKEILGNDINFGIGPAGTGKTYLAVACAVDALEREQVRRILLVRPAVEAGEKLGFLPGDLAQKIDPYLRPLYDALYEMLGFEQVAKLIERQVIEIAPLAYMRGRTLNNSFIILDESQNTTVEQMKMFLTRIGFGSTAVITGDITQVDLPKGTKSGLAQVIKVLQDVPGISFTHFMPKDVVRHPLVQRIVEAYERFELRADDEAAKGSADRGQRHDA, encoded by the coding sequence TTGAACGCACCCATAGAACCTCATCGTTTCATCCTCGAGCCCTTCGAGGCTCGCCGCTTCGCCAATCTGTGCGGGCAATTCGACGAGCATTTGCGCTTGATCGAGCAGCGCCTGACGATCGAGATCCGCAATCGCGGCAATCAGTTCGAACTGATCGGCGAACCCAAGCACACCACCTCCGCGGAAAATCTTCTGCGCCGCCTCTATCGGGAAACCAAGGGAACCGAGCTGTCGCCGGACCTGGTGCACCTGTTCCTTCAGGAGTCCGCTGTGGAAGAGCTGGATAACCCGTCGGTGGCTGACGCCGCCATCGCCCTGCGTACCAAGAAAGGCATGATTCGCCCACGCGGCTTGAATCAGCAACGCTACGTCAAGGAGATCCTGGGCAACGACATCAACTTCGGCATCGGTCCGGCCGGCACCGGCAAGACCTACCTGGCCGTCGCTTGCGCGGTGGACGCCCTGGAACGCGAGCAGGTGCGGCGCATCCTGCTGGTGCGTCCGGCGGTGGAAGCCGGCGAGAAGCTCGGTTTCCTGCCAGGTGATCTGGCGCAAAAAATCGACCCTTACCTGCGCCCACTGTATGACGCGCTGTATGAAATGCTCGGCTTCGAACAAGTGGCCAAGCTGATCGAACGCCAGGTCATCGAGATCGCGCCCCTGGCCTACATGCGTGGCCGAACCCTGAACAACAGCTTCATCATCCTCGACGAAAGCCAGAACACCACCGTGGAACAAATGAAGATGTTCCTCACCCGGATCGGCTTCGGCTCCACCGCGGTGATCACCGGTGATATCACTCAGGTCGACCTGCCCAAGGGCACCAAGTCCGGCCTAGCCCAGGTGATCAAGGTGCTCCAGGATGTGCCCGGTATCAGCTTCACCCACTTCATGCCCAAGGACGTAGTGCGCCACCCGCTGGTGCAACGCATCGTCGAAGCCTATGAGCGCTTCGAGTTGCGAGCCGACGACGAGGCCGCCAAGGGTTCTGCCGACAGAGGCCAGCGCCACGATGCTTGA
- a CDS encoding HlyC/CorC family transporter has product MSEDRSSNGQKSWLGKLTQAFAHEPKNRQELLELLREAHQNKLLDSEALAIVEGAIQVADLQVRDIMVPRSQMISIRATQTPREFLPAVIDSAHSRYPVIGESHDDVMGVLLAKDLLPLILKENGDSFNIKDLLRPATFVPESKRLNVLLREFRANHNHMAIVIDEYGGVAGLVTIEDVLEQIVGDIEDEHDVEEDSYIKPLPSGDFLIKALTPIENFNEFFDSTFSDDEFDTVGGLVMSAFGHLPKRNEITEIGAYRFRVLNADSRRIHLLRLTPVSR; this is encoded by the coding sequence ATGAGCGAAGATCGATCGAGCAACGGGCAAAAGTCATGGCTGGGCAAACTGACCCAGGCTTTTGCCCATGAGCCGAAAAACCGCCAGGAGCTGCTGGAGCTGCTGCGCGAAGCCCATCAGAACAAATTGCTGGACAGCGAAGCGCTGGCCATCGTCGAAGGCGCCATCCAGGTGGCTGACCTGCAAGTCCGGGACATCATGGTGCCGCGCTCGCAGATGATCAGCATCAGGGCGACCCAGACACCCCGGGAGTTCCTGCCCGCGGTCATCGACTCCGCGCATTCGCGCTACCCGGTGATCGGCGAAAGCCATGACGACGTGATGGGCGTCCTGCTGGCCAAGGACCTGCTGCCGCTGATCCTCAAGGAGAACGGCGACAGCTTCAACATCAAGGACCTGCTGCGCCCGGCGACCTTCGTCCCCGAGTCCAAGCGCCTGAACGTGCTGCTGCGCGAGTTTCGCGCCAATCACAACCACATGGCCATCGTCATCGACGAGTACGGCGGCGTGGCCGGCCTGGTGACCATCGAAGACGTGCTGGAGCAGATCGTCGGCGACATCGAAGACGAGCATGATGTCGAGGAAGACAGCTACATCAAGCCCCTGCCCAGCGGCGACTTCCTGATCAAGGCGCTGACGCCGATCGAGAACTTCAACGAGTTCTTCGACAGCACCTTCTCCGATGACGAATTCGATACCGTCGGCGGACTGGTAATGAGTGCCTTCGGCCACTTGCCAAAACGCAACGAAATCACTGAAATCGGCGCCTATCGCTTCCGCGTGCTCAATGCCGACAGCCGGCGGATTCATCTGCTGCGCCTGACACCCGTTTCCCGCTAG
- a CDS encoding YdcF family protein, translating into MPVRYFIKQLLLPPGILLLLLLFAWCLRHSRPRLARCCFVLGLGGFWLMSLPVMVEWGARGLEQLPPLSQSQWASLAQQADAIVVLGSGRERGDPAWGSDQPTGVGLERERYAARLAKASGLPVLTSGGLHYGTPPTEAALMAESLLNDFGVTVRWQEGRSRTTWENAQFSAEVLQPLGIRRVVVVTQAWHMPRAVWSFEHAGFDVVPAPVGFLGVDNARPLSGWMPEFKSIWQSGQLLNEAVGQLGYRLFYR; encoded by the coding sequence ATGCCTGTTCGTTATTTCATCAAGCAGTTGCTGTTGCCGCCCGGCATTCTTTTGCTGTTGCTCCTGTTCGCCTGGTGCCTGCGTCACTCCCGTCCGCGGCTGGCGCGTTGCTGTTTTGTCCTGGGGTTGGGCGGTTTCTGGCTGATGAGCTTGCCGGTGATGGTGGAGTGGGGGGCTCGCGGGTTGGAACAGTTGCCTCCCTTGTCCCAGAGTCAGTGGGCAAGCCTGGCCCAGCAGGCGGATGCGATTGTGGTCCTGGGTTCAGGCCGCGAGCGCGGCGATCCGGCCTGGGGTTCTGATCAGCCCACCGGCGTGGGGCTGGAGCGTGAGCGCTATGCCGCGCGTTTGGCCAAGGCTTCCGGGCTGCCGGTGCTGACCAGTGGCGGCTTGCATTACGGCACGCCGCCCACCGAAGCGGCGCTGATGGCCGAGTCGTTGCTCAATGACTTTGGCGTGACGGTACGCTGGCAGGAAGGTCGCAGTCGCACCACCTGGGAGAATGCACAGTTCAGCGCCGAAGTCTTGCAACCCTTGGGCATCAGGCGCGTGGTGGTGGTGACCCAAGCCTGGCACATGCCTCGCGCCGTCTGGAGTTTCGAGCACGCGGGATTTGACGTGGTGCCGGCTCCGGTGGGCTTTCTAGGGGTGGACAACGCCCGTCCGCTGAGCGGTTGGATGCCAGAGTTCAAGTCGATCTGGCAGAGCGGCCAGTTGCTTAACGAGGCGGTGGGACAGCTCGGGTACCGACTTTTCTATCGCTGA
- a CDS encoding hydroxymethylpyrimidine/phosphomethylpyrimidine kinase produces MNIYSSRPVVLCLSGHDPSGGAGLQADIEALLAQGCHAAPAVTALTVQDTVNVSDFRVLDREWVLAQANAVLNDSTVAAVKLGMLGSLEMVATVVELLQAHPHLPLVCDPVLRAGGGGRLGKDEVGYAMRERLLPLATIATPNLPEARILAELPEGSADQCAEKLLPFVKHLLITGGHGDEHEVHNRLYSRDGLRETYTCQRLPGSYHGSGCTLASALAGRLAQGEHLASAVKSALDYTWRTLRDAEQLGRGQFVPRRLPLDFCS; encoded by the coding sequence ATGAATATCTACAGCTCTCGCCCCGTTGTCCTCTGTCTCTCCGGCCACGACCCCAGTGGTGGCGCCGGCTTGCAGGCAGATATCGAAGCCCTGCTGGCTCAGGGTTGTCACGCAGCTCCGGCTGTCACCGCCCTGACCGTGCAAGACACGGTCAATGTCAGCGATTTCCGCGTTCTGGATCGCGAGTGGGTACTGGCCCAGGCCAATGCCGTGCTCAACGACTCCACGGTCGCCGCGGTCAAGCTGGGCATGCTCGGCTCCCTGGAGATGGTCGCCACCGTGGTCGAACTGCTCCAGGCGCACCCGCACCTGCCGCTGGTCTGCGATCCGGTGCTGCGCGCCGGCGGCGGTGGCCGGCTGGGCAAGGATGAAGTCGGCTACGCCATGCGCGAACGCCTCCTGCCCCTGGCCACCATTGCCACCCCCAACCTCCCTGAAGCTCGAATTCTTGCGGAACTGCCCGAAGGCAGCGCCGACCAATGCGCCGAAAAACTCCTGCCGTTCGTCAAGCACCTGCTGATCACCGGCGGCCATGGCGATGAACACGAAGTGCATAATCGCCTGTACAGCCGCGACGGCCTGCGCGAAACCTACACCTGCCAGCGTCTGCCAGGCAGCTATCACGGCTCCGGCTGCACCCTGGCCAGCGCCCTGGCCGGACGCCTGGCACAAGGCGAACACCTGGCAAGCGCCGTGAAATCGGCCCTTGATTACACCTGGCGCACCCTGCGCGACGCCGAACAACTGGGTCGCGGCCAATTCGTCCCACGTCGCTTGCCGTTGGATTTCTGCTCGTAA
- the thiE gene encoding thiamine phosphate synthase, with amino-acid sequence MKLRGLYAITDSQLLAGKFLKYVEAALEGGVTLLQYRDKSDDQARRLREAETLLTLCERYKTRLIINDDAELAARIGAGVHLGQTDGPLTPARALLGRQAIIGSTCHDQLSLAEQAAKEGASYVAFGRFFNSTTKPGAPTASLELLDQARACLHLPICVIGGITLDNAAPLVNHGADLLAVVHGLFGADSAEEVTRRARAFNALFNS; translated from the coding sequence ATGAAACTACGTGGTCTGTACGCCATCACCGACAGCCAGCTGTTGGCCGGCAAGTTTCTGAAGTACGTGGAGGCGGCGCTGGAAGGCGGCGTCACCCTGTTGCAGTACCGCGATAAAAGCGACGATCAGGCCCGCCGCCTGCGGGAAGCCGAAACCCTGCTGACCCTGTGCGAGCGCTACAAGACCCGTTTGATCATCAACGATGACGCCGAGCTGGCCGCGCGCATTGGTGCCGGCGTGCACCTGGGCCAGACCGACGGCCCACTGACGCCGGCCCGGGCCCTGCTGGGTCGCCAGGCGATCATCGGCTCTACCTGCCACGACCAATTGTCACTGGCCGAGCAGGCCGCCAAGGAAGGCGCCAGCTATGTCGCCTTCGGCCGCTTTTTCAATTCCACCACCAAACCCGGCGCGCCCACGGCCAGCCTGGAGTTGCTGGATCAGGCCCGGGCCTGCCTGCACCTGCCGATCTGCGTGATCGGCGGCATCACCCTGGATAACGCTGCGCCGCTGGTGAACCACGGCGCCGACCTGCTGGCAGTGGTCCACGGTCTGTTCGGCGCCGATAGCGCCGAAGAAGTGACCCGTCGCGCCCGCGCCTTCAACGCCCTATTCAACAGCTGA
- a CDS encoding DUF1820 family protein: MTKREAPIYKVIFLNQGQVFEMYAKQIYQSDLWGFLEVEEFVFGERTQVVVDPSEEKLKAQFEGVVRSFVPMHSIVRIDEVERLGTPKISEARGVSNVMPFPMPMPEK; the protein is encoded by the coding sequence ATGACCAAACGTGAAGCCCCAATCTACAAGGTGATTTTCCTCAACCAGGGCCAGGTGTTCGAAATGTACGCCAAGCAGATCTATCAGAGCGATCTGTGGGGTTTCCTGGAGGTGGAAGAGTTCGTCTTTGGCGAGCGCACGCAAGTGGTCGTCGATCCGAGCGAAGAGAAGCTCAAGGCTCAATTCGAAGGCGTGGTGCGCAGCTTTGTGCCGATGCATTCGATTGTGCGCATCGACGAAGTGGAGCGCCTGGGTACGCCGAAGATCAGCGAAGCCCGTGGTGTGAGCAACGTCATGCCGTTCCCGATGCCGATGCCCGAAAAATAA